From a region of the Bermanella marisrubri genome:
- a CDS encoding NUDIX domain-containing protein, producing the protein MSVYSAASYDFCPNCGCNTEIKEVDGLLIKACADECGFAHFNNPTPVTAIIVETDEGIVLAHNVAWPEGKYSIITGYVDPYETPQETAIRETKEELNLDAYDPVFVGHYMFEMKNQLIIGYAVKAKGNIKLNEELDDYKIISKDKLKGWDSATGQTVWDWLAMT; encoded by the coding sequence ATGTCGGTTTACAGTGCTGCAAGTTACGATTTTTGCCCCAATTGCGGTTGCAATACAGAAATCAAAGAAGTGGATGGACTATTAATCAAAGCGTGTGCCGACGAGTGTGGTTTTGCACATTTCAATAATCCAACACCAGTAACCGCTATCATTGTAGAAACCGATGAAGGGATTGTGCTCGCGCATAATGTTGCGTGGCCTGAAGGCAAGTACAGCATCATCACCGGTTATGTAGACCCTTATGAAACGCCACAAGAAACAGCTATACGTGAAACGAAAGAGGAGTTAAATCTCGATGCATATGATCCTGTGTTCGTGGGACACTATATGTTCGAGATGAAAAATCAGTTGATTATTGGTTATGCGGTAAAGGCGAAGGGTAACATCAAGTTAAACGAAGAATTGGATGACTATAAAATAATTAGTAAAGACAAGCTGAAAGGCTGGGACAGTGCCACGGGGCAAACCGTTTGGGATTGGTTGGCGATGACTTAG
- a CDS encoding RCC1 domain-containing protein, translating to MRVISLPSLFCAFFLLIGCEEEESGFSFSRDATMENPNGTASKLEEFNSRIFEDYRLVSGDGRTCGFASANAFNTSSFLNCWGRSIPANQRAQVNTNVSGQNHVLSIGADHVCTIETTDARTVRCDGSNQFGENTDPEPAFTNGYQGHWVDKPYLIASGDHHNCALDYYGVYCWGKNEQGQTDVPSLTAPKWIAAGGDTSCAIDGDGYVSCWGDNGLGQTEVPANLGMVKHLDVGSEFACAITLQDDVVCWGATGNWDKELQDSYTNPVHISVGANHACIIDDIGGEQFELDCFGRDNAQENLLSVPSIFTDVPGFNPKTVDAGVGHTCMIADYTGYFQAESGSMDAQTTQGIACWGRNESNQSRPPLKACFGYYDQDSEEARRCINF from the coding sequence ATGCGCGTAATTAGTTTACCGTCGCTTTTCTGTGCTTTTTTTCTTTTGATCGGATGTGAGGAAGAGGAAAGCGGATTTAGCTTTTCTCGTGATGCAACCATGGAAAATCCTAATGGAACAGCATCTAAACTAGAAGAATTTAATTCAAGAATTTTTGAGGATTACCGCTTAGTCTCTGGTGATGGAAGAACCTGTGGATTTGCTTCCGCCAACGCATTCAATACCAGTAGCTTTTTAAATTGTTGGGGGCGCTCTATTCCTGCCAACCAGAGGGCTCAAGTTAATACCAATGTTTCTGGTCAAAATCATGTACTGAGCATCGGTGCAGACCATGTCTGTACGATAGAAACAACGGATGCTCGCACAGTGCGCTGTGATGGTAGTAATCAATTTGGTGAAAATACCGATCCGGAACCTGCATTTACGAACGGGTATCAAGGCCACTGGGTGGATAAACCCTATTTGATTGCATCAGGCGATCATCACAACTGTGCTTTGGATTATTACGGAGTTTATTGCTGGGGTAAGAATGAACAAGGACAGACAGATGTTCCTAGTTTAACAGCGCCTAAATGGATTGCAGCGGGTGGGGATACCAGCTGTGCCATTGATGGAGACGGCTATGTGTCTTGTTGGGGCGACAATGGTCTTGGTCAGACAGAGGTTCCAGCTAATTTGGGTATGGTGAAACATTTGGATGTCGGATCAGAATTTGCCTGTGCCATTACACTACAGGACGATGTCGTTTGTTGGGGCGCCACGGGCAATTGGGATAAAGAGTTACAGGATTCCTATACTAATCCGGTGCACATCAGTGTCGGTGCCAATCATGCTTGTATCATTGATGATATAGGTGGTGAACAATTTGAGTTAGATTGCTTTGGTAGGGATAACGCGCAGGAAAATCTACTGAGTGTTCCTTCCATTTTTACCGATGTACCTGGCTTTAATCCTAAAACCGTCGACGCAGGAGTGGGTCATACGTGTATGATTGCGGATTATACTGGTTATTTTCAGGCCGAGTCTGGGAGCATGGATGCACAGACAACTCAAGGTATCGCCTGTTGGGGACGCAATGAATCAAATCAAAGTCGCCCTCCCTTAAAAGCGTGTTTCGGGTACTATGATCAAGATTCAGAAGAAGCCCGTAGATGTATCAACTTTTAA
- a CDS encoding DUF1499 domain-containing protein yields the protein MLNKINAQKLLLASLITLAIFPAVILLARTGAMHFRNSFLIMIIAAIVAFIVLVLAVFKMSRAKEGESKSLILTMLCTATPLVILGNFIALGQSRPFIHDITTDFDTPPELVAAADLRTPDENPVTYIGGEVMELQMQGYPDLKPLLLNVNPDEAFAMVEKQVQVEGWELVAKHKETLPYTVEAVATSLLFGFKDDIAIRISRTESGTRIDMRSKSRVGKSDLGANADRIKNFFEALSK from the coding sequence ATGCTGAACAAGATTAATGCACAAAAGTTACTACTAGCCAGTTTGATTACACTGGCGATTTTTCCTGCCGTGATTTTATTGGCACGTACCGGTGCGATGCATTTCCGTAATAGCTTTCTCATTATGATCATCGCAGCCATTGTGGCTTTTATTGTTTTGGTGCTGGCGGTATTCAAAATGTCTCGTGCCAAAGAGGGGGAATCAAAGTCATTGATTCTGACAATGTTATGCACTGCTACTCCATTGGTGATTTTGGGTAATTTCATTGCTTTGGGGCAATCTCGTCCGTTTATCCATGACATCACCACTGATTTTGACACTCCGCCAGAATTAGTTGCGGCGGCAGATCTACGAACGCCAGATGAGAATCCAGTGACGTACATTGGTGGCGAGGTTATGGAGCTGCAAATGCAAGGCTATCCAGATTTGAAACCGCTACTTTTGAATGTGAATCCAGATGAAGCCTTTGCAATGGTTGAAAAGCAAGTGCAAGTAGAAGGATGGGAGCTGGTTGCGAAACACAAAGAGACCCTTCCTTATACAGTAGAAGCCGTTGCCACCAGCTTATTGTTTGGATTTAAGGATGATATTGCGATTCGTATTAGCAGAACCGAAAGCGGTACTCGCATTGATATGCGCAGTAAAAGCCGTGTAGGTAAAAGCGATTTAGGCGCTAATGCGGATCGAATCAAAAACTTCTTTGAAGCGCTTTCGAAGTAA
- a CDS encoding carboxypeptidase-like regulatory domain-containing protein, with protein MKQLLLLTLFSVLISGCGSSEDKTPEPILDPPIPDYQPSPNNISSISLLDATGQPLEQAMVEISEYSESASEVSGKSLARNINQTSYTDANGKLQVNELEPGRYILSISIAGATVESILEIRQENTASNAAVTAPVSITKDSEGTITNAVSLLGEGIFASFSGIIYGPDGVLADAQIEVSGGEETNGAISISKTNSDGEFTLVINVSINKLNALKNARIRVVKEGYTTKWVDHDISEFANASIASSISGMNYKLDLSDKTDLVVYSEDFEQQGSDAECGFWNVIEFQPLDYEFDDLPPIDGIETQETYQAMAIESEITPIPEELTNLWHLHEQGLDIQNQAWIDNLVQLAPDDTSNGVVPNPKDNYACWYGQGSGNNLGAGNFLGDFGSGNGGAELDGGESDMPNAGALISPVIDLGTETSPLALSFDTWWEIESVNPNDQGFDLMIVSVSSDNGNTWQNIARLNPLTDPITSDGVNRAPIPYSNRGYNKAPTWTSQEPISLSEFAGEQIKIRLAFSTQDGLYNGFRGWLVDNIRITKEEGTFPRYNGSVDFNDLVSDSTASINIETLDVFFSGNVTSNDPVEVGIQSVDSNGNTNLLVSEIVSQGGSFELSADIFPDSTDDLELHAIVMINGKIIATEFIATVPQSEIPQ; from the coding sequence ATGAAACAATTGCTTTTATTAACGCTTTTTAGCGTCTTAATTTCTGGCTGCGGAAGCAGTGAAGATAAAACACCTGAGCCAATATTAGATCCGCCCATACCCGATTACCAACCTAGTCCGAATAACATCTCCTCGATATCTCTACTGGATGCTACCGGTCAACCGCTTGAACAAGCAATGGTTGAAATCAGTGAGTACTCTGAATCTGCATCGGAAGTCTCTGGTAAATCTCTTGCCCGAAATATAAACCAAACAAGCTATACCGACGCGAATGGCAAGCTCCAAGTTAATGAGTTAGAGCCTGGTCGTTACATCCTTTCCATCTCTATAGCTGGCGCAACAGTCGAAAGCATTCTTGAGATAAGGCAGGAAAACACAGCTTCAAACGCAGCTGTAACGGCACCAGTGAGCATTACAAAAGATAGCGAAGGCACAATAACAAACGCCGTTAGCCTTTTGGGAGAAGGCATTTTCGCGTCCTTTAGCGGTATCATTTATGGACCTGACGGAGTGCTTGCGGATGCTCAAATAGAGGTATCCGGTGGAGAGGAGACCAATGGTGCTATCTCTATAAGCAAGACGAATTCTGATGGCGAATTTACACTGGTCATCAATGTATCCATCAATAAACTAAATGCGCTCAAAAACGCTCGCATTCGAGTTGTAAAAGAAGGCTACACCACAAAGTGGGTTGATCATGATATTTCTGAATTCGCAAATGCTTCCATTGCGTCATCCATTAGTGGTATGAATTACAAATTGGATCTTAGCGATAAAACCGATCTCGTCGTTTACTCAGAGGACTTTGAGCAACAGGGATCGGATGCAGAATGTGGTTTTTGGAACGTCATCGAGTTTCAACCGCTAGACTACGAATTTGATGACTTACCTCCAATTGATGGCATTGAAACTCAAGAAACCTATCAAGCAATGGCCATTGAAAGCGAAATAACACCAATCCCCGAAGAGCTTACCAACCTCTGGCACCTGCATGAACAAGGGTTGGACATCCAAAATCAAGCTTGGATCGATAATCTTGTTCAACTAGCACCAGACGATACTTCTAATGGTGTAGTGCCAAACCCTAAAGACAACTATGCCTGCTGGTATGGTCAAGGATCAGGGAACAACTTGGGAGCAGGTAATTTTCTTGGAGATTTTGGAAGTGGCAATGGAGGTGCTGAACTCGATGGGGGAGAATCGGACATGCCCAATGCAGGCGCTCTTATATCGCCTGTCATTGACTTAGGCACAGAGACCTCCCCTCTTGCATTAAGCTTTGATACTTGGTGGGAAATTGAGTCCGTCAATCCAAATGATCAAGGTTTTGATTTGATGATTGTTTCGGTGTCTTCCGATAACGGAAATACATGGCAAAATATTGCTCGATTAAACCCACTTACCGATCCAATTACTTCAGATGGAGTCAATCGCGCACCGATACCATACTCAAACCGGGGCTACAACAAAGCGCCAACTTGGACTTCACAAGAGCCAATTAGTCTTTCCGAGTTTGCAGGAGAGCAAATCAAAATTCGTCTTGCATTTTCTACACAAGATGGACTCTATAATGGTTTTAGAGGCTGGCTAGTAGACAACATCCGAATCACGAAAGAGGAAGGAACCTTCCCCAGATACAATGGCTCGGTTGACTTTAACGACCTAGTATCAGACAGTACAGCCAGCATCAATATAGAAACGTTGGATGTTTTCTTCTCTGGAAACGTGACTAGTAATGATCCCGTTGAAGTAGGAATACAATCTGTAGATAGCAATGGTAATACCAACCTTCTTGTCTCTGAAATCGTATCTCAGGGTGGATCATTTGAACTTTCAGCCGATATATTCCCTGATAGCACGGATGATCTAGAACTGCATGCGATTGTCATGATAAACGGTAAAATCATCGCAACTGAATTTATCGCTACCGTCCCGCAAAGTGAGATACCCCAATAA
- a CDS encoding DUF3549 family protein: protein MELTQYLSQLEGQYRLFDVGRRIKKLDKHEFQQFEQGQIPYPAPYLQHAWLALFISHPKQIENETLMFLKWPLDEQGKLIPYVRDDLVNRLITLSEKPLQADSEIEDPLKDNPFAFNPDEIRLANLHALIQASAHRKPSSHYDGVKRYLQAGAMNSENLKEWQNLGVQGIADVSARLDDNQVSLKACLPNLPAEVLLAFAQCLEHQKPSVEIAEAAKVRLEKALREDTQSTIVEACLRIIGATHSDTLRIETWQSWMDSAYATDVACVLAFATRNYQDLAFMPHQIRPFLLNLAALNAGEDGRANFTSFIKIVGDLLYLPGTRNLLLNELRSEDRPEILGHAMQALLQSKQQS from the coding sequence ATGGAATTAACTCAATACCTTTCTCAGCTTGAAGGCCAATACCGCTTATTTGATGTGGGTCGCCGAATCAAAAAACTGGACAAGCACGAGTTTCAACAATTTGAACAGGGGCAGATCCCTTACCCTGCGCCTTATTTGCAGCATGCTTGGCTAGCCCTATTCATCAGCCACCCCAAACAAATTGAAAATGAAACCCTTATGTTTCTCAAATGGCCTTTGGATGAACAAGGTAAACTTATCCCCTACGTACGTGATGACTTGGTCAATCGCCTCATCACACTGAGTGAAAAACCTCTGCAAGCGGACTCAGAGATCGAAGATCCACTGAAAGACAATCCATTTGCCTTCAATCCGGACGAAATTCGATTAGCAAATCTCCATGCTTTAATACAGGCCAGCGCTCATCGCAAACCGTCCTCCCATTACGACGGAGTAAAACGCTATCTTCAAGCTGGCGCTATGAACTCAGAAAACTTAAAAGAATGGCAAAACTTAGGCGTGCAAGGAATTGCTGATGTAAGTGCTCGCTTGGATGATAATCAGGTTAGTTTAAAGGCTTGCCTGCCAAACTTGCCAGCTGAAGTATTACTGGCCTTTGCGCAGTGCTTGGAGCACCAAAAACCAAGCGTTGAAATTGCCGAGGCAGCGAAAGTACGCTTAGAAAAAGCACTTCGCGAAGATACTCAAAGCACCATAGTAGAAGCCTGCTTACGCATCATTGGCGCTACCCATAGTGACACCTTACGCATCGAGACCTGGCAGAGCTGGATGGACAGTGCCTATGCCACCGATGTGGCTTGTGTCTTAGCGTTTGCCACGCGTAATTACCAAGACCTTGCGTTCATGCCTCATCAGATCCGTCCATTTTTATTGAATTTAGCAGCGCTCAATGCAGGCGAAGATGGACGCGCCAACTTCACTAGTTTCATAAAAATAGTCGGGGATTTATTGTACTTGCCAGGTACTCGTAATCTTTTACTGAATGAACTGCGCAGTGAAGACCGCCCTGAAATACTCGGGCATGCCATGCAAGCACTTTTACAAAGCAAGCAACAGTCGTAA
- the recA gene encoding recombinase RecA — translation MDQNRQKALDAALSQIERQFGKGAIMKMGEQPREAIPSVSTGSLSLDIALGIGGLPFGRIVEIYGPESSGKTTMCLSAMAEAQKDGKTVAIVDAEHALDPSYAEKLGVDLDSLLVSQPDTGEQALEIVDSLVRSNAVDLIVVDSVAALTPKAEIEGDMGDSHVGLQARLMSQALRKLTANVKNANCMVIFINQIRMKIGVMFGNPETTTGGNALKFYSSVRLDIRRTGAVKNGDEVVGNETRVKVVKNKVAPPFKQAEFQIMYNQGINRQAEIIDLGVKLGLVDKSGAWYAYKGDKIGQGKANACVYLQENPEVSKELEKQIRDQLLVVAKPAEEKAEAEAQAEAPAAEAKPAKKTKAKEEA, via the coding sequence ATGGACCAGAATCGCCAAAAAGCCCTAGACGCGGCTCTTAGTCAGATTGAACGTCAATTCGGTAAAGGCGCCATCATGAAAATGGGCGAGCAACCCCGTGAGGCGATTCCTTCTGTATCAACCGGTTCACTATCATTGGACATTGCTCTAGGTATAGGCGGCTTGCCATTTGGTCGTATCGTTGAGATTTATGGTCCTGAGTCTTCTGGTAAAACCACCATGTGTTTGTCCGCCATGGCAGAAGCGCAAAAGGATGGTAAAACGGTTGCGATCGTTGATGCGGAGCATGCCTTAGATCCTTCTTATGCGGAAAAGCTGGGTGTGGATCTTGATAGCCTGTTGGTATCTCAACCGGATACTGGTGAACAAGCTCTAGAGATTGTTGATAGCCTAGTGCGCTCCAATGCGGTGGATCTGATTGTTGTTGACTCTGTGGCAGCGTTAACACCAAAAGCAGAAATTGAAGGTGACATGGGTGACTCCCACGTAGGCTTGCAGGCTCGTCTTATGTCACAAGCGTTACGTAAACTAACGGCGAATGTAAAAAATGCTAACTGTATGGTGATCTTCATTAACCAGATTCGTATGAAGATTGGTGTGATGTTTGGTAACCCTGAAACCACAACCGGTGGTAACGCACTTAAGTTCTACTCTTCTGTCCGCTTGGATATTCGTCGCACAGGTGCTGTTAAGAACGGTGACGAAGTGGTAGGTAACGAAACTCGCGTTAAAGTAGTGAAAAACAAGGTTGCTCCACCGTTTAAACAAGCGGAATTCCAAATCATGTATAACCAAGGTATCAACCGTCAGGCGGAAATCATTGATTTGGGTGTGAAGCTTGGTTTAGTGGATAAGTCTGGTGCTTGGTACGCTTACAAGGGCGATAAGATTGGTCAGGGTAAAGCCAATGCTTGTGTCTATCTTCAGGAGAACCCAGAAGTTAGTAAAGAACTTGAAAAGCAAATCCGTGATCAACTGTTAGTGGTTGCTAAGCCAGCAGAAGAAAAAGCGGAAGCGGAAGCACAAGCGGAAGCGCCTGCTGCAGAGGCGAAACCCGCAAAAAAGACTAAAGCGAAAGAAGAAGCATAG
- a CDS encoding class I SAM-dependent methyltransferase, whose protein sequence is MNARKIAIALLSITLIACSESDVSFETIMSSDHRTSDQVRDQYRKPNVTLEFFDVQPNHTVVEIWPGGGWYTRILAPYLKDKGQLYAAHFDKDSSVEFFKRSRRSFEQDLQELADVYGNVTVTTFHPPEQVDIAPAGSADRVLTFRNVHNWYMRGGGDEKVLAAFKAFYKTLKPGGLLGVVDHRLPEDMPAEAMNASGYMHQSYVIAMAERAGFKLLEASELNANPADTADHPKGVWTLPPNLRLGEEDKEKYQSIGESDRMTLKFVKPE, encoded by the coding sequence ATGAATGCCAGAAAAATCGCCATCGCACTCTTGAGTATAACTTTGATTGCGTGTTCAGAATCGGATGTGAGTTTTGAAACGATAATGAGTTCAGACCATCGCACTAGTGATCAAGTCCGGGATCAGTATCGCAAGCCAAACGTGACATTAGAGTTTTTTGATGTTCAGCCGAATCACACCGTTGTTGAAATTTGGCCCGGTGGTGGTTGGTACACGCGAATTTTAGCGCCTTACCTTAAAGACAAAGGTCAGCTTTACGCAGCTCATTTTGATAAGGACTCGTCCGTGGAGTTTTTTAAGCGCTCACGCCGATCATTTGAGCAAGACCTGCAAGAACTGGCTGATGTCTATGGCAATGTGACGGTAACAACTTTTCATCCACCTGAGCAGGTTGATATCGCTCCGGCAGGCAGTGCCGATCGGGTTCTCACTTTTCGTAATGTGCATAACTGGTATATGCGAGGCGGTGGTGATGAGAAAGTGCTTGCAGCGTTCAAGGCGTTTTATAAAACCCTTAAGCCCGGCGGATTGTTAGGCGTGGTCGATCACCGGTTACCAGAAGACATGCCAGCTGAAGCCATGAATGCTTCAGGCTATATGCATCAAAGCTATGTGATTGCTATGGCAGAAAGAGCGGGTTTTAAATTGCTTGAAGCATCTGAATTGAATGCCAATCCTGCTGATACCGCGGATCACCCTAAGGGTGTTTGGACATTACCACCCAATTTGCGATTAGGTGAGGAAGATAAAGAGAAGTATCAATCCATTGGTGAAAGCGATCGTATGACACTTAAGTTCGTTAAGCCAGAATAA
- a CDS encoding adenosylcobinamide-GDP ribazoletransferase: MLFTLLERAFNGLAFYTRLPCPSWVQYGNEQLNRASAFFPLIGTLLGCLVFGSFYLSHQIFNVHISLLVAIIASILLTGAFHEDGFADLCDGFGGGWHKDDVLRIMKDSRLGTYGVIGLISILSLKWLALTSLPISQLFVALVIGYTLSRAFAISLIMILPYVQDDQASKAKPIAQQWHIRDMLFAWGSTLLVCSLLNWQLTLIMVTLGGVHLLWIRQWFKHRLGGYTGDALGAAQQIFEVSFYLAMSAFFAA, translated from the coding sequence ATGCTATTTACCCTACTTGAGCGGGCCTTTAATGGTCTTGCATTTTATACTCGACTGCCCTGCCCGTCTTGGGTCCAATACGGAAATGAGCAACTTAATCGCGCCAGTGCCTTTTTTCCACTAATTGGTACGCTTTTAGGATGCCTAGTATTTGGCAGTTTTTACTTAAGCCATCAAATCTTCAACGTTCATATCAGTCTGCTGGTCGCAATCATCGCCAGTATTTTACTCACTGGAGCATTTCATGAAGATGGTTTCGCAGACCTCTGCGATGGATTTGGTGGAGGCTGGCATAAAGACGATGTTTTACGCATTATGAAGGATAGCCGTCTCGGTACCTATGGTGTAATCGGTTTAATCAGCATCCTATCCCTAAAATGGCTTGCTTTAACGTCCTTACCTATTTCGCAGCTGTTTGTTGCGCTTGTTATTGGGTATACCTTGAGTCGTGCTTTCGCAATTAGCCTCATTATGATTCTGCCATATGTACAAGATGACCAAGCCAGCAAAGCCAAGCCCATTGCCCAGCAATGGCATATCAGAGATATGTTATTCGCTTGGGGATCAACACTACTCGTTTGTAGTTTGCTTAACTGGCAACTGACATTAATCATGGTGACATTAGGCGGTGTACATTTATTATGGATTCGGCAATGGTTCAAGCACCGACTAGGCGGTTATACAGGCGACGCCTTGGGTGCCGCTCAGCAAATATTTGAGGTAAGTTTTTACCTAGCCATGTCTGCCTTTTTTGCAGCCTAA
- a CDS encoding YchJ family protein — MSICPCQMQKSNPKSYAECCEPLHKGKAVARSPEQLMRSRFSAFVLGLGNYLRETWHETTCPPDLSIDPDPQWRRLDIIDHGKDWVHFIAYFETAPKQYGFLRERSRFLQKNGHWLYVDGDVEQGSVQQERNALCLCGSGKKFKKCCGNS; from the coding sequence ATGTCTATTTGTCCTTGCCAAATGCAGAAGAGCAATCCTAAAAGCTATGCAGAGTGCTGCGAGCCTCTGCATAAAGGTAAAGCCGTTGCTCGTTCACCGGAACAACTGATGCGCTCGCGTTTTAGCGCATTTGTTTTGGGTCTAGGCAACTACTTGCGAGAGACATGGCACGAAACCACATGCCCTCCAGATTTGAGCATTGATCCCGATCCACAATGGCGTCGTCTCGACATCATCGATCATGGAAAAGACTGGGTGCACTTCATTGCTTATTTCGAAACAGCACCAAAGCAATATGGCTTTCTTAGAGAACGCAGTCGCTTTCTTCAGAAAAACGGACACTGGTTATATGTGGACGGCGATGTAGAACAAGGCAGCGTTCAACAGGAACGCAATGCCTTGTGTTTGTGTGGCAGTGGTAAAAAATTCAAAAAGTGCTGTGGCAATAGCTAA
- a CDS encoding regulatory protein RecX, translating into MMDDDWLDERHRKSKKSMAAPKELNESELRRKAVELLARREYSFAELEKKLLPLSSDETLVYNALDWMVENGLQSDQRFATMYVRSKALSGYGPIRIRMELKQKGVSESLMELAFDELANELDWIATVDQQIEKKSRNLDLADPKDKNKLMGYMQRRGFSLDQIYSGLDRRKYIS; encoded by the coding sequence ATGATGGATGATGATTGGCTAGACGAGCGCCACAGAAAGTCCAAGAAATCTATGGCTGCTCCAAAAGAGCTGAATGAATCAGAACTTAGACGCAAAGCAGTAGAGTTGTTGGCCCGTCGTGAATACAGTTTTGCTGAGCTAGAAAAGAAACTACTGCCATTGAGCAGCGATGAAACATTAGTTTATAACGCGTTAGATTGGATGGTGGAAAATGGCCTGCAAAGCGATCAGCGTTTTGCCACCATGTATGTTCGTAGTAAAGCCTTAAGTGGCTATGGCCCCATCCGCATTCGTATGGAACTCAAACAAAAAGGGGTCAGCGAATCCCTCATGGAATTAGCCTTTGATGAGCTTGCCAATGAACTGGATTGGATAGCCACCGTTGACCAGCAAATTGAAAAAAAATCTCGCAACCTCGACTTAGCGGACCCCAAAGACAAAAACAAGCTAATGGGTTATATGCAGCGCCGAGGCTTTTCCCTTGATCAAATATACTCAGGATTAGATCGTAGAAAATATATCAGCTAG
- a CDS encoding CinA family protein gives MDWQQNHVAQLAQLCLSKQLMIATAESCTGGLVSACITEMAGSSQWFDRGFVTYSNEAKMTELNVLAKTLDTYGAVSEETALEMAEGAVKNSNANLAVSISGVAGPGGGSAEKPVGMVCFSVSSPHGSRAETQYFDGDRHQVRQAACAHALQMMIDEALKEKVIN, from the coding sequence GTGGATTGGCAACAAAACCATGTGGCGCAACTTGCTCAGTTGTGCCTAAGCAAGCAGCTCATGATCGCAACCGCTGAGTCTTGTACCGGCGGTTTAGTCAGTGCATGCATTACTGAAATGGCGGGTAGCTCTCAATGGTTTGACCGAGGGTTCGTGACCTATAGTAATGAAGCCAAAATGACAGAGTTAAATGTTCTCGCCAAAACACTGGATACATATGGAGCTGTAAGCGAGGAAACTGCTCTAGAAATGGCCGAAGGAGCGGTAAAAAATAGCAATGCAAACCTTGCGGTGAGTATTTCTGGCGTCGCTGGCCCAGGTGGTGGCAGTGCAGAAAAACCCGTTGGCATGGTGTGCTTTTCCGTCTCGAGCCCCCATGGTAGCAGGGCTGAGACTCAATACTTTGATGGCGATCGTCATCAAGTTCGCCAAGCAGCCTGTGCCCATGCGCTGCAAATGATGATTGATGAAGCCTTAAAAGAAAAGGTTATAAATTAG